GGCACAATTATGGAGGAAGACACTGAACTTTTCAGATGGACTCTCCCAAATCAGCTTTTGCGCTGCCGAAGGTCTGTGTCAGTCCGCCAGTACAAGGGCACTTCCAAACGGTACCCAAGTTATCCCACAAGGAGGGCTCTCAGAATTAACAAGCAGCATCTTCAAATTGCCAAATAGGCCAGAAAAGTGAATGAGCCTCAAAGAACAAAGAGTTTTAGGAAACTTTTCTTCCTCTTAGCTACTTATGAGAGAACATTCAACACCCATTTCCTCAGCAAGTGAGTACCTTTTCATCTTAGCTACGAACAATGCAAGATGGGACACTTCTAAATAAATAAGGCAGAAAAAGAGCCCTAGCCTATGAAGTCTGTCTTAAAGAACGAAGCCTGACACCACTAAATCAAAGACAATTTCAAGCTGAAATTTGAACACATCCCAAATACTCATTACATAGTGCAAACAACTGCCAGTATCCCTTTTCACACACGAAAAATCAATTTTTCTACATGCATAGGAACTAAGTGTGCAGCACCCCAGACCAGTTCTGAATTGCAGCAGGAGAGGGAAGAATCTGGGGTACCAAAAACCAACCTGAGCAGAACCTGGAGCTTGGAGACCCAGGAGACAGAGCAGTTCACAAGGGGGCTGCTCCCACCTGCTGGAGATGGGAAATAAGAATGCGAGACCCAGAGACCCTACATTGCCTGTGGGGACCAAGACAGTGAAGGTTTCGGGTAGTGGGGATCTTTCACTTCACACTGAAAGAGAAGAAACCTCACCGAAACACACAGGCTGGCTGCTGGCAAGATGTCCAAGCGTGAACTGAAACTGCGCAGGTACAGATCTCAAATCCTTTGAAACCAGAGTAAAATAAGACCCCAAAGACAAAAAAATTTGACCTCAAATACACACAGGGCTCCTCCTGGCCAGGGGAAGCGCACAGAGACACCGCGGGCTGTGAAGTCCATACACACTCATCCCACGAGCTCAGCCCCACGGTGCAGAGAAATGTCCCTTTCCAGCTGGGCAGAAAGGAGAATTTAATCTCTGCTCACCTCACATGTGAGAAGCCATAAGCAGCTCAGCGAGCAAACATCCCCTTGCTCAGCACAGACACTTTCAGCAGCCGCTGTGCCTCTTCGGTTCTGACATTCCTCCCGTTTTGGGCAATGAAAACCGTCGATattcagtttttccttttgctttaccAGCACTAGTGGAATATTGAAACTACTCCCCCAGTCACTGCCATTCATCTTCCCCGTTCCCATCATCAGAAACACCCCCTGACTGGAAACCGCAGTTAAGTCAAGATTTGGAACAAATAATTCAATAGTGCCTGAGTCAACAGCCCAAAGCATCTTCCTCTCATCTGCCAAAACCTGTAAGAAAAAGGCCACTTCTTAATTCCTTAACAATTAGGAACTAAATGATCAAAACTTCCATCAGCTTCCAGTAACACAACCTCCTATATTTTGCACTGTTTTCAATAAAGACTTTCAGGCTACAAGCAGTTTGTTAACGTGATCAGGGCTGCAGGTCTGTTCTGCAGTCCCTCCAACACGACTGGTTCGATTCATCCACCgtccaaacaccacacacacctcCCAGACAGTAGAGGTGAGAATTGTTTTTATGGGATGCCGTGAGAGTAAAGAATATTTGCGTGTGAATAGCGTAACAGGTAATCCATGCTGAATCTTCCAAACAAGCCTGAAATACATGCATTATAAAACCAGGAATCGCCATAAATCACTGTTATCTTAAGTTATCTCACATTTTCCTTCTTACTGACGTTGTTTAGATTTTATCATCAGCCAATTAGAATAATTACATGCAAGCTTACTGCAGCAGATAACTAAGACATAATAAATCTAAAGACATTTGTAGAGAGTTACCCGTTCAATGAAAACCACATTTAAACTTCAGTATATAAGCAACTTAAACATCCTTTTTCAGCCCATAAAGACTCCTCAGACTTCCAGTGCTATTTATATTGCTCTTTTCATCTGAATTTGGCAACACAAGGGTATATAATCTCACAAACCATTCTCTTGGCAGACTTGGGCTCTGGTATGCTCTGAAACAGTCTAACAGCACAGACTAAGTTCTTCCAGTCAGCTTGAGGGAGTTTAATACCACACTCCTTTAAAtccttaagaaaaaaacacccaaactccTGTATCAGTAGCATTTCTCAATCTATTAATCGCCAGTGATTCATTAATCAAACAGGACAGTTTTCTTGAGACAGAAAAATAACTACTGAAGATTCAAAAGAAGTCAATAAAACATTTTGCTCCCTGGGTGTACACTTTAAAAGCAGCCACTCATCTCAGACTACAAGTGGTTACAcatcaaaatacattttaagccTTAGTACATAAAACCCACATTATTCTTAAGAATACCAAAGATTTATCTTGCCATTACCAGCAACAAGCACTGGTGGCTTTCTTACATATAAGAAAGGGACACCTGAATATCGGGAATTACTACAGGTAGTATTATTAAGATTAAATTACACCTGTGTGCGGTGTAATTACATCACCAATACACTGGGCAAGGAAAATTCTTCAACCTTGACACCAGTTCACACACCTGCTAAAAAAGAGTCCAACCTTTTCTCTCATTAATTCCAACAATTAGAATGGTGTTTTGGGAGTGATTTAGGCTATTGTTATGTTCAAGGCCAAAACAAAACTATCAATTTCTTTCTCAGGGAACCAGTCTGTGCTGCTGTGATGCTGAGGACCAGCGCTTGGTTCTTTCAAATCATTTGCAAGACAAGTTTTTACATTTTTCAGTTTCCGGCAAGCTAATTTATTTCAGTGATTGATAATATCATATTCTAAACAGATCTAATTAACGTTTTAAATTTCAACCACAAAAATATTGGAAGAACGACTTACTCGGGTCTCGACTGCTGTAGGGCCATCCTGAGGCAGGTAGAAAAGACGGCACTGGAGAACTCGCCCGGCTGTCGTCCTCCACTTGCTGCGTGATGTGCCGCACAGTTTCTTTATTTTTGCGGTTCTTCCTGCGCCCGGAGGGCTGCCAGCCATCCCCGACTCCCTGTTCCGAGAACGCGCTCTGTATTGCACTATCCTTGGCAGAATGCAGTTCGCCCCCTCCGTAATGCGACGGTGAGACCTGTTCCTCTTTGATCCGTAAAGACCCATAGCCCATGTCACTAGACCAAAGAGACTGGGACGACACGTCTTCGTGGCTGTCTGGTTTTGGTTCTTGATCCTCTTTTCCGTAACTGCTGCCTCCCTCGTGGCAGCTGGCGATGGCTGAATCCCCAGAAGAGTTCGCTGGGCTGGTCCGCCGAGCTAACCAGGGAGAAATGCTCCTGCCGGCCACCACGGCCGAAATCAGAGCATCcgtgctgctgctggaaggggcTCCGAGTTCATAATCAACGAGGTCGTCCGAGGCGTCCGACTTTATGCTGATGTCGAGAGCCGCTTTGATGAAGTTGTGACAGGCCTGTACGATATCCGTCATCTGCAGGTAGCTGGCGGCTGACATCACCTCGATGACGTTCCTGCTGGTCAGTGCCAGGTGTGCAGAATACATGAAGTCAATGATTGCTTTGAAGCCTTGCGCGGTGACAATGTCCAGGTGGGTGACCGTGGCCTGGTCGGAGGTTTTCTGTACCTGGCAGTACAGTGTTTTGAAGTAGCGGCTGCTCCCGAGTAGAACGTTTTTGTGAGCTTTAAATATTTTCCCCTCCACGATAATGCAGACGTCGCAGAGGATGCCGTGTTGTCTCTGCTCGTTAAGCTCGCGCAGCAGATGACGATAGTGGGAAGCAATCTCCATATCTTCCTTTCGGTTATTCATCTGGAAATCTTTGTGCTTCCTCTTCCACAAGTCCTGTGTGGGGAAGGAAATGACAGCATTACAAAACCCAACACAACCTTACAGACGTGCTTCTCAAAGACTGAGACAAACCGCGAGTTGTACCAAATTAAGTAACAGGTTCATCTTGAAAGAACGTCACAAAATGCAACTACTGCCTAGAAAGGCTGCACACTCATTACATGATGCAGCTTATTGTTGCCAGACTTCAAATAATTTAAGTTAAAAGGGACTAGATTTTAGGCTCAGTCCTCCAGGGGCTCGTAACATCCCAGggaaacatttctttaaattACTCCTGACTTGTAAGAAAAACCTGTCTTAAATTATTTGGGTAAAATAGCTGTCGGTTTTTACTGTTTGAGTTTAATGAAGTTGGTTTTGAATGAAGTACTACACTTGAAACCGTGCTGACGGAGACAAACTACTGAAGAGCAGAGTTTCCTCAAGGGAACACGCATGATGTGTAGCACAGTGAGCATCTGAAACCCTCCCACAGCAAAAGTCAACTGAAAGCAGCTATTTCCCTCACTATATTGCTGCTGAAGGCTATAAATACCGGGTTCAAGTCAGAAGAGCAATAGGCAAATCCAGGACCGCAGATCACAACATTATAAGTCCCCACCCAAACTAAACTGGCAATAGATCAGAACTATGAAATTTACGTTATTTGAATCTTAACTACTTAAAAGTACAATATTTTAAACTTTACAATAAAATGTTTTACTTCCTTAGCATTATAACTCCAAGTTCACCCTACAACCATCCTGAGATACCCGGCAGAGAAGCTCCAATAATCACCTAAACACTCATGTTTACAAGGGATGCTTACGACCAAAATAATAAAGCATCCATCAAGCTGGTAAAAATTCACAGAACTTCTGAACTCCTTTCTCTCAAAAAACTTGTATTTCTTCCAATATAAGAAGTTCCAACTGTAAAATTGAATTGGGTCCACATGTCAACATACAACTGTAAAACCGGTATGTGCTGACAAGACCAAATCCTGAGTGTAATTATGGGCAGGCGCACACATCAGAAGCCTGGATTTAGGCAACTGGGGTTTGCTGATAAAACCAAAATCACTGCACTTCTGTGGTCTTGTGGTCTCGAAGCGCATATGGTTAAATATAAGCACTGCCAGTAAGGAGGCTGATGTGAGCCTGAAGCAACTTTCTAACATCGAGTTCAAACAGAAATTCAGTCCCATCTGCTCGGACCAGCTCAGAGCAGCGAGCAGTTCTGGGACAGTCACGATTCAGAGTTTCCTGAGACAGGCAAGCGGGTTCCCCACTGTGAAATACAGACCCGAGACCTCGGTCCCTTTCCCCAGGCTCTGCTGTTATTATCAGCTACAGCAGCAAAACAGCTGCAGTTTGGGTTAGAAAACCACCTCTGAGCCCACAGAAATCCATGCAGCAGAACCTCTCTCCTGGAGAGACACCTGCTGATTCACAAGTTCAACTTCAGCAAGATGGGCTGCACAAGCTTCTTGGGTTCCGCAGGGATGGAGCTGCTGCATCTGCAGCAGCAGAAACATTCGTCTGCAAGACCTGGTCATTGAGAAGCATTTGATTCCCTCAGAAAGGAAGGAACATCTTCCTGCAACACAAAGGGGCTGAATTTGTGCTCATCTGTTTCAAATCCATACAGCTTTTCCGTTGAATTGAACATCGAATGCACAAAGAAGCCAatcctttttttaatgtttttttttttttaatttcaagtggAAGATGTCATTAACAGCGTAACTTTACACTATCTGAACAGCACCACCTGTTTGCCACTGGAATCTTCCTGGAGATCTCAAATCAAGTTCTCACACAGAAGCCATCACCACCTCAAATATCAAATCAAGAATCAGAGTCGGGAAAAAcaaaaatttttttaaatcattttttcaGGTGTTTGGCTTGACAACATTGTGCTGGCAGCAGCTCTAACCCAGGCTCTGGAGTCTCTGCCACTGCATCCCGATGTCTCCATGTTTGAGAGAACCACCTCGTAAGGCAGAACGACAGCTCAGTTTTGTCCTTGTTCCAGAAACCACCGCTGCATCTACTTTTAGGAGCTGAAGAGTCAGCTTAGTGCCCTCAGGAAATACGAATTGCCACATGGGATAAAGTGAGTTGTCCATCACCAATCCTGTCTTCAACAGCTGCCATATCCACAATTCGGAGACCAACGCAAGAAAACCTCCCCGCATACAAGTAACGTTTCAGAAATGGAATTTCCTTCTGCTGTCCCTTCACAGGTATCAAAAGCCACATTCCAAGGCAGCATCTCCCTGGAACTGgttgggaaaaattaaaaaaaaaaaaataaaataaaaagtctcCTGCAAGGATAGTTTTCTCTTCCTGATTTTAATACAGATCAGTATTAGGCGTGCTTGTCAATGTCTTCACCTGCTTTCGTGAATTTATGCAACAACAGCTTTTCTTCTGAATGTTTTTCACCGGAAATTACACCAATTCCTTGGGATTTTATTTCTTTACTATTCCATGTATTTTCAGCTTAGTTCAGTGGGTTTAAAGTGCCTACGCCAGAAACCCAGATTAACATATTTACCTCTCACTACTGTTGGTTTAAACTGGACCAGTTTGAGGTTTGGGCATTGAATAACCTGGTCCTCCTTAGGGAGGATGCACGTCAGCCTCTTTAGGAACAGCTCTTCTCTGACTTTATTTCCCAATCAAGGGATTTTTactaaacacaacaacaaaaatcaacctCTGCAAGACCCCTCCCTGGCCTCCCTCCTGCGCACCAAGCCCTTGACAGGAGTCACCCTCCAGGCAAGCCGGGGATGAACCTCGTTAGTCAGATCATCCCGTCCTTGTGCATTGCCCACACTTCCAAGGACACCGGGGAAAGAGCAGAGGGTGGGGAGGTACCTTTTGGACAAGGAAGCAAAAACATCTGGCATGCTGAAGTATGATGAATGTAATTAAACAAGCAAAAATAATGAGAATATACATTCCTCTACGCAAAGGGAAGACAACTTGTCCTTGTTCCAAAGTATTTTAAGTATAAAGGGACAGAGAGATGAATGGGGAGGGCGCCCATCAAAGAGCGGCGGCCGTTCCACTGACGGGGGGCACATCACAGCACCTCCGGGCACACGAGAAATTATGTCGATACTCCCATGCTCAGTCTCATCAATAAAATTTAACATCTTCCAAACCAGCAGTTATTATTGTAGATGTCTTGATCTTCTCCCTGTCTCAAGGTCTGCTACCTCAGACACATTGTTCCATTTGTCACAGCGTTGTACCTTTTAAACGAGAGGTCTTTGGGGGAGAAAATTAAATACGCCTCAAATTCAGAGGAATTAATTAGTTTTCTGTCTACTCATGTCAAACCAGAACATCCGTTTAATGTCAAGGATCACTAGGGAATTAATCCAAGTTAAATTTAAGGCAATTTGCTAGTAGTTAAAAATTCAGGAAGCTTCAAAACCCAGtgctcttgtgttccaattttaCATGCTGTTTTGTGGCttcttgttggggtttttttccccttttcctggtaACGATATTTATCTCCACTTAAAAGATGCCTTGCAAAGATTTCTTCAGAAAAGCAGTGCCCTTCAAGCTCCTAGTGGAAGGATGGAATAAACTGTGGAGATTTTTCAGAAACAGACCTCAAAGAtcaatatattttttgttttatctcAGGTCTTGTTAATACACTGAAGGGTTCCAGAATTCACAGCCTACTACAATCCTTCAGGCCTGGGCCTGCGATAGCAGCACGTGGCCACAGCACATGGAAGATCATCGGTAGGTTCTACACAAAGTAAATTGTTGCAGATCAGGCCTTCTTCATGAGCCAATTTGCAAACAGTACAGTGATTCAAGTCTATCACTTTtccaaagaaaaccca
The DNA window shown above is from Patagioenas fasciata isolate bPatFas1 chromosome 16, bPatFas1.hap1, whole genome shotgun sequence and carries:
- the ZBTB46 gene encoding zinc finger and BTB domain-containing protein 46 isoform X2, with protein sequence MSSAVVGETLDLEPSLLLDLWKRKHKDFQMNNRKEDMEIASHYRHLLRELNEQRQHGILCDVCIIVEGKIFKAHKNVLLGSSRYFKTLYCQVQKTSDQATVTHLDIVTAQGFKAIIDFMYSAHLALTSRNVIEVMSAASYLQMTDIVQACHNFIKAALDISIKSDASDDLVDYELGAPSSSSTDALISAVVAGRSISPWLARRTSPANSSGDSAIASCHEGGSSYGKEDQEPKPDSHEDVSSQSLWSSDMGYGSLRIKEEQVSPSHYGGGELHSAKDSAIQSAFSEQGVGDGWQPSGRRKNRKNKETVRHITQQVEDDSRASSPVPSFLPASGWPYSSRDPSADVAVTEPGGVDSRAERPEPFSVAEDGPAGGDGYGPQPHTPDKEDALQAAAVANLRAALMSKNSLLSLKADMLGEDSSLLFEYLPKGTHSLSLNEFTVIRKKFKCPYCSFSAMHQCILKRHMRSHTGERPYPCEICGKKFTRREHMKRHTLVHSKDKKYVCKVCNRVFMSAASVGIKHGSRRHGVCADCSGRGIAGHLEHNGGDGSPDECYPGEGPYMEDPDDIKVEGDEEMGDDDDIKWKDDVGMSQDDVILDDDKDVDSPQEQDNSGENDKDFTWIS